gAACTCCCCCTGCCTTTCGGTTCTCTTCAGCATTATATCTGTGTTatggagcattttaaaaattctctacaTTTCTTCTCCTATTTAAATCAGGCCTAATGCACACATGAACAGgcataacaaaaagaaataacttttttagaCAAAGATTGTCTAAAGTACATGCAAAATAAcaccttctttgttttttttctttttccctctaaatCTGAGAGTCTGGGATCACGCTTATGAGGCTGTGTGGTGACTATGAGTTTACTCAGACACCTACAGCATCAGCCTGTGAGGTCATCCCGGGCATGGGTAAAGCTTTCTTTCCTGTGCCCCTAACCTAACCCAGGGCCGGGCACACGTAAGACTTGTGATCCTGTCTGTGGAATAACTGTCTCAGTCATTGCAGGATTTTCCTTGGTAATCCCATTTAGATGTCAAACACTAATTTTGTTTGAATCAAACcgaaaggaatgaaagagaagctTCAGAGGGAAGTAAATTCACTGAGTGGTCTCCTGTATGTAGCTGGGGGGAAAGGTGACCAGCTTCGAGGTTACTGCTATACCTGAATAAGGTGATATTAGATTACCTTAAAAAGGTTTAACAGAACCTTTGAACCTCAAATACAATATatctctggggggaaaaaaacctttctACTTGTACTACAAAGACAGTGTTGTTTTTCTAGCACAAATGCACGTCTGCTGAAATACTACTTTGCTAAACTATTGCTAAGACACGATGAGTGACCTCAGAAATGGGTGTGGGGGTGTGCTGAGTGGGAGAGGCCACTATTAATACACACAGCCTCCACACACCTGCTTTGTGAGTGGATTTCTCATTCCTCCAAAAAGCTGACTAGGACTGGGAGTAGAGATAAGGAAAAACCGTAACACTTtggctctaaaaaaaaaagtgtgtggcTTTCTGTTACCTGATGTGTTATGTGGCCTAATGACATTTAAGAAATCTGAAATGTACCAGTCAATCAAAGATTGCCAGAAAGATCAATCAGTTCTCACTAGAAAGCACAGCTAAATGTAACAGGATGTACAAAAGAAAGCCATGTTTTCAACGGACATTAAATAGCAACAAAAGCCCTGAAACAGAAAAGAGGTCTGAATCAACTATAAAACTCTACAAAGGTCCAGAAATATAATCACTCTACAGCACATGACTGCAAACTCTGGGagcaataaagtctttttttcctacaaaataaattattgaaaggGTCATGTGATTCTTAGCCAGCAGAAAGAAGCCCTTTCCCAAGGAAAgttcattattaaatatattatttaagacTGGATCATCTTCAGGCTATTTTTAATGCTATCATTTTGCTGCCAAAATTGGCCATTAGCATGGGATGCTCAGCCACTAGAAAAATGATGCTTTTTCACGTATTTTGTACACTGGCAAGAGAATGGTATTGCTTTCCAGTTAATCAAATGTTCTGGTGGAGGTGAACtacatacagaaaagagaaactgtCTGCTGACCAACTAATAACAAAGAAGCTAACCTCTACTGGATGTGGAGAAGTAAGTTCCTGTCTTCCTAAACCACAAAGAccaaaggacacacacacacaaaagttgcACCACCATCTCCTCAACAGAAGGAAGCCAATCTCCTGTTTAAGCCATCTCATTCTTTTAGTAGTCCACATCTCACTCTCTTCTAGGACATGAAGCTGAATGCTGTCACATTTCTCGGTTTGGAGAGTGCTATTAATTTTCACTCACCAGCAACTTGCCCGTCTCTCAACCCTTTACTTCTAAGAGCCCCTTCATCTTGAAGCAGTCTCAGGGCCAGTAAACTTGTTTACAAAATTTAAACTGTGTTACAAAGGGGTGATATAATAACTAATGGAGCTCTTACAGGAGCTAAATCTCCTGCTTTTAATTGGAGTAGAAAAGAGATCTTACTTTAATGAAGTCAGTGATGCCAATACAAATTGTATAGCATGGAAAACATTCTTGAGAAGACTGAACTTATGATAAtttacctcctctctctctttcattctaaTCTGTTTCTTCCAAGGGTCAGATCACTCTGGTGGACATCTGGGAAATAGTCAATATTCTAGGTAAACTATGCACCTGTGAGGCCTCTGAAAAGGGACACTGTAGGATCCATCCCAGATCGTCATTCTTCCTAAAAGATGTCCCCAGGAATCCACAATGATGGTAGCCAGCATCTCTAACTTTAATGTGCACATGAACACCTGCAGACTCTGTGAaccagagattctgactcagtagctCTGGGGTGTGCcctgagattctgcatctctaagaagctcccaggtgatgcccatgCTGCTGGTCTGTAACCCACACTTCAAGTAGCAGGGTCTTAGATATTTCCTAGAACTGCTGTTATCCTACTGCTATCCCTGGATGCCACACAATGCCTTATTCAGACTTAGGAATAGAAGCACACTCCACCCTACACACAATTGCTTCTTTAGTCTTTATTTAATTTGTATGTTtctgggaccacctctcagatgccTGTCATTCCACAGCCCTGCTTTCTCCATGTTATGGAACATGGAATGCAAAGTTTTCCTCAGCCTCAGAAGGTTCTGATTTTGCATCAgcagcagcaaagaaaaaaaagcgaCTTCAAGTCTAAAGCCCCCATTAGTATACATTCAGTAAATGAGCTGATCCCCTGAGTCCTGGAAACACTGCAAGTCATTGTCAAATGTCAAAAGAATGTGCAAGCTCTCTTCTGAAACTTTACTATCGTTATCAAGAGTACTTTACACTGTAAGAAGCAACACGTTATTAGAGATGCAGCCCTGACTGATACAAATTTGGAGGAAAATCTGTCTGTATGCCAAATgcctaaaataaaactttagattAATAATGCACATTTGAAATGATAAGTAAATCACTTATAACTCTCAAATATTACCACTTTTATCCCAAAGTGTCCATTTATGATTGCATTTCCTGATATAAACCTTTTTTTGGCCAAATTCCTTTGTTTTCCTGTATAGTCATCAATCTATCTGTTGTTCTGAAAACTACACATTTTACCATCAGCCATTTGTGCTTctatatgaattattttttacaataagAGGTTTTGTCAAAAAAATGTTATCATGTTCTAcagtatgtcattgtggtttggCATCATAAAATGCAGCCTCTACATTTATCAACCTCAGATACCTGTTGACCACAAAGATAGGCTCCATTATGAAAACTCTATTTTGAAAGGGGGAAAACGTGAGCCTTCACTTGAAAAGAAAACTCCACCGTATGAGATGTTAACATaccacaactcaacaacaaagatcAAGGCTGTATCTTAATTTCTATCATAAACATATGTCTCTGTTTCCCATCTTTTTACTGAATTACTTGATAGACGGCAGTTACCACCTTGGGGTTCTTacaacaagaaaattttaaaatatgtttttcataaaaatatgaaagagtgAAACTGTTAAATCAGCTTTACTTTGGTCTTTAAATGATCCTTTTGGAGTCTGGAAGTCCCTACCTCtttggtaaaagaaaataaatttctttttattaagtaggtggtaaaaataaaaccatctaCTTATccaaacatttaacaaaaatattcttttcaccCTTTAGTGACTTATTCCAGAATTACTAAGGATCTGATAATATGgatctcaaaaaacaaacaacttataAAGAGTATTTAAATTTTAGAGATTTAAATGGGGgatattttagttaattttacttttaagcaTGAACAGTGGCATCAATATTTTGTCATCTTTGGTCAAGTAGAATCAACTGTTCACGTCAGTCATCTacttttcttggctttttctctctttggtcCCTTAACATTAGCACACTTTGTAAACTGTGGTAATGTGCTTCTCGAGATTGAATCCACTTGCAGTCATTTCTAGGTTTTTTGCTTCTATTAGGTCCTATAAAACAATAACATTAGTAATTTCCTATAAGACAATAACATTAGTAATTCTCCCTAGAGACTACAAAAAAAGCACTGAGGTGCATCCTTTTTCAAAGATAATTCTTCAGGTTAAAACAAAAAGTCTGAAAAACCTTCAGACAAGCATTCCTCTTTTACTTTTTCGTAAGTCAATAACTTTTGATGTAAGGTGGAGCTATCAATGACAATTCTTCAGTCTTAGGAtctgcacccctcccccaaagaAGCACACACGGAAAAGAACTTTACGGAAACGTGATGTTAGCTCTATCCAGcacagcacaagaaaaaaaatcctctctcaGATGTTCTTCAAAACTCCAGGCACCAATCAATTCACTTGAAGTCAGGGCAATAGAGAATCCACAGCTAAGAATCAATTCTTCTACCCTTTATATAGATACTGTAGATGCAATACTTTTCAGCAAAGGAGACCACCAAATGATGTGGATTCTAGGTGGTGAAAAGTAAAAGATACTAAAGTTCCAGTAAACTTTAAGATCATACACCagttacagaaatagaacacaaaGTACACATCCAATGCAAATTCTCCCACTGATGAGATCAAGGAAACATCCATAGCCAAATTCTTCAAGACACTCTGTCATGCCCACTGGGAATGTGGCACACACTGTAGGATGGAGCCCGCAGACTTTCAGAAAGTCAACTTACCTCTTCACAAACACACCTAAGTTTTCCAGGGAAAAAGACGCCACTGGGGTCTCCCTCTATGGGTAGATTTTACCAAGTGAGTCAGAAAAGTCATGCCCTTGGTCCTTGGGTAGAGTCTGTTCTTCTAATTggatggttctcaaattttaggaCCGAGAAGAAATCCCCAGGGGAGCTTGTTTAAGATGTGGCTTGCCAGGACCCAACCTGGGGTCTAGTTCATGAGGAGTCCCTGAAGTCCCCGCAAGCAACTGAGGCCAGGTAAGTGACGCTGGGCATCCTTGGACCTCCAGTTTGAGAAACTCCGAAGGGATACCATTTACCTCAAAATCCTACTGGATAGCAAATGCAGGATCTTTGGACCTCAAAGGCCGGCAAGTAAGAAAAACACTTTGGGCGGGAAGAAATGATCACAGGGTTGGCAGGGGAGAGCTTTGTATAGGGGAAGCAACAAACCTGATTTTATTTCATCGGCTCATCAGCGCGCCCTTAGCCCAGGGGCCCACCCACACTCCAACCACCGCATCTCAGACCTGAGATGTCCAGCCCAGACTAACATTCAACCAGACATGCACCTACCCAGCCTCCGTTATCCTGGATCCAGGTGTGCAGGTGCCGGTTCAGGTATTCAGTCATCCACAGGGCGATGTTGTCCACCAGGGGCGACATCTCCCGGTTGACGCTCTCCACACACATGACCCCACCGAACTCAAAGAAGGCCACAATCCTCCCCCAGTTCACCCCATCCCTGAAGAGCTCCTCCACTACCGTGGCAAAGCGTCCCCTTGCGGTGAAAGGCGTCAGGTGCAGCTGGCTGGACATCTCGGCAAAGTCGCGGCGGTAGCGACGGGAGAAGTCATCGCCGGCCTGGCGCAGGGTCAGGTGGACCACAGGTGGCACAGGGCTGAGGGCAGGTCCCGCGGCGCCGGCGGGGGCGGCCGGGGGTAGCAGCGGGGAGGTCCTGGCGGGCGCGGGGGTGCGCCCGGGCTGGGAGGAGAAGATGCCCGGCACGGGGGTGGCCCCCAGGGGCGCGGCGCCCGCGTCTCCGGCATCCCACTCGTAGCCCCTCTGCGACAGCTTATAGTGGATGTACTTCATCACTATCTCCCGGTTATCATACCCTGTTCTCCCAGCGTGCGCCATCCTTGCCCCCGAGGAAAATCAGCCGGGTACCAACAGCACCTCTCGCCCCTGCTCCCGCCCCACAGCCCCGAAAGAAAGAATAGTTATAATCCAGCTATTTTATTGGATGTGCTTTGCATTCTTGGATGAGAGGGTGTCTTCAGTCACGCGGAACACTTGATTCTGGTGTTTCCCTCTTGGCATGAGATgcaggaaatttttatttaaattcctttCGGATCTTTATTTCATGAGgcacattattattaattattgttaatatCAGTCTACTTCCTCTGTGATGctgaaaggttaaaaaaacacTAATAAGTCAAAATCAGGTGCATTTTTCTTTATACACTGGGTGAAAGCAGAACATACACATTGCAAGTTACACAGCTAAAGAGAATGTATTAAACTGCTTGGAAATTACACTTACTCGAATGCACTTAAAGTTAAAAATCTCAAATGTTTCTATTGAAAGTTACATTAAACCAATTTCCTGTGCAAAGAACTTACTTGTATTCTTTAAGGACAGCATGATCCTCTGtcaagtttccttttttgtgaaaacaaaacaaatgcataAGGCAAAGATTCCACCAATCCTTAGAACTCTCCGGTTATAGCTGCTTTGAAACTTCCAAATGAATCAGGAGTTGAGGAGGGCGTGGGGGGAGCGGTAAAAATTAGGAGAATTTCCAGATTGATTCCCAGACTTCTCCGTCACAGAAATGTCAATCCGTAGGAATCCGAACCGGAGATCTCAAGAGCACGAGAAAAAAAaggcagcggcggcagcagatGAATTACAATTTTCAGTCCAGTATTTGCAGAAGTCCTGTGATTTTCCCCCTCTCGGCCATttacacgcgcacacacacgcgcGGGCACAGACATGGATCTCTATCCGCGGGACCGTTTCACGCCTCCACCGGAGACAGACAGGGACGGGGGGCCGGTGGCCGAGCCGGGCACGGGGGCGGGAATCCTCTTCCGATTAAACTCCGAACAGCAAATGCATTTTCCGAAAAGCTGCTTGATAAATGAAGGCAGGACGCGCCCGGCCCGCCGGTGCCGAGCGCGAGAAGCCCGCGCTGTGTGTGGTGCGgcgaggggtggggagaaggaggtggtgggggagggctttattttttccctcttcctaaaAAGGATGACTCCTACGAAGTTCTCCCCCCTGGACCCCCTCTTCCGCTGCACCCCACCGGCGCACCCCGCCTCCGGGCTGCgcaccctttctcctcctctagcTCCTGCGCCGCGGCGCTGGCGGCGGCCGCCTCCCCCGCGCTCCCGCCGCGCACCCGCTCCGGGCGATGACGGCCGCGCCGGCGGGGAGGGCCCGGCGCCCGGCACCTTCGctggcagcggcggcggcggctcggcGGGGAAACCGAGAGCCGCGGGCGCGAGCGCGAGCGcggcgggcggggaggggggcggggaggaagggggcgggcgcgggcgcgggcgggggcgggggcgggggcgggggggggcctGGCCTCTTACTTCATTCTCCGCTCGAACCGACTGGTTTCCTGTACGTACGTCACTCTGTtcattcaaaaaaagaagaaagaaagagcccTCCTCGGagccgccccgccgccccctccGCCGCTCCCCTTCCCCGGTTAAAGGAGCCGCGGCCGGGCCGGGAGCGGCGCGCCCCGCCGGGGACACATGGCGCGCAGGGCCCCGGCCCGGGAGGGCGCGCCCGGGACGGCCCCCTCCCGCGCGCAGGGCCCGGCCGGTGGGTGGCGCGGGCGGCGCAGGCCTCCCGCGCGGCCGCGGCGCGGTGGGTGTGCGAGGGGCCTCCTCGGGCCTGCGGCCGGCCCGGCGCGCGCGCAGGGGCCAGCGAGGGGCCGGGGGCGCCCGGGGACCCCCACGCGGGCGGCCGGCGGCTGCTGACTAGGTGCGCGGAGAAAACGCGCTGGAAAAGGGAATCGCTTTGCCCCTTTCTAaccgggtgggggggggggtaggggggGTGTACACATCGTGTTACAGGCGCTCGGCCCCCGGGAGAAGACCCAGGCCGGTGCTGACCCCGAGCAGAGGGACCTCAGCGACGCCCTCGCGTGAAGAGGGGCGACTCCGCGCATTCACTCGCGAGGGAAGCCCCCAGCGTCCTGTTCACTTTCAAGTTGCTTCCTAGGTGTGCATGCAGAACACGCACTCTGGAAACACCATCGGTGACCAAGGCCAGACATAGCTCTGAGCGGGCCGGGGAGGGGCGAGTGGGCAGATCACAggctttaaaatggttaagttaATGCTTTTCCTCTGCTCCTGACAATTTCGGCCCTAGGTTGGGGCTGGACGCTGCGGAGGTGTGCAGGGCAACTTTCTGGCCCACAGGGCTAACAGCGGGGTGGGTGGGTTTCTAAAGGCCTCCACCGTCGCCTAGCCACCAATCCTAGATGGCCTCACCTTCTCAAGTTAtctgtacagacacacacatatgtgtacacacaagCACCCGCATTTTTTAATTCATCAGCATGAATAGGCCCTAGGAGAAAAGCGCAAGAGGGCAATCAAGTTGCACGTGTTTAACTATTTTTTATCTCTAAGAGTCTTGAGAAATAGAGCCCCAGAAAGTGTTTACTGAAAGCACAGCAGCTTACTTAATAGGGCTCAAGTACAAATATACGGGGACACTGGATTATTGTGGTCATAGAAACATGGCAAAGGAGCACAGCAATGTGTACAACTACGTCGTGACACTGTCTCTGCTTTGTCTCATTCCTGGTCTAAAATCAAGCGTTtattgttaagcaaaataaacgcagcaaattattttcatttcttcatttatcataCCCAATCAGCCAACATGCTAACCTCTTGCATGCAGGAATGAGTGCCTGGTACAAACTTCTTATTCCGGCAAGAGAGGATGAAGGAAAATGCTCTTAGATCTTCTGATGGCTGTGACAGGGTCTCCTTTTTTCCACGTCAGTGGCAGGGAGGTGTTCTGGCCTGGAGATAGACATGGAGTATAGACTGACCCCAAATATATGTTCTCACGGAAATAACAGAACTCATACTAATGCCAGAACGTTACTGTTTCAGGATCTTCTCAGAACCTTGTCTTAAACTCCCAAAATTACTTAAGAGGAATTGAAAGCCTTAGTGCTTCTGAGACCCAGCATGTGAGTGAGGAAATgagagggcagagctggaaaAGAGATTGTACTTCTGCAAAGGGGGCAGCCAGAAGGAAATGGATACCCCCATTCCCAGAGAAAGAAACGCttccttattttttccccctcctttgcTTCATAGAGCCTTACGTTACAGGTGTTCCTTATGTAGCATCTTGATCATAACCACACATTCTCAGGACAGGTCCGTGTTATAACCCTTGACTAAGAGTATATATCCTGGGAATGTTCTGGATCTCTTTCAATCAAAAGAGTGAAACCATTCCTCCATTCAGATTCCATGTTTATTGGATTCCACTTTAAAGTATGAGGTTAAGAATTCCTCGGAAGTGTGTGAATTAactgtttgtctccaggtattagTGAGAGAGTGGAGGGATCACTGGCCTGAGTCAGGAGtcctgggtctgaatcccagaGACCTTCTAACAACCTTCCAAATGTGTGCGCTGTGGCCTTTTCACTTCCCAAGATGTCTTCCACTTTTGGGAGCCAATGGACGGCCCTCTCACCAGCTTTGTCTGGCTGGTTTCTAGCAGGAGGGTGgcaccaggaagagaaagaacaagatgcAGGGAGTGGAGCTTGTATCCAGAGTCTGAAAGGCctgtgttttccttctttattctccAATCTGCCAAACAAAAAGCTTTCTATTGCCAGTTTTCGCCACCTACTGGTTGATGTTTAACAGCATGATTCAGAAAGTTCTCTTCATCCATCACCAACATAAATGTCCTCAAAGTTTAGGAAATTCAAAAAGGACATTATTCGAATCTGGATATACTAATGCTTAATATAGatatgtattaaatcttctcaactattaaactttttatttaaaatgaggataGAGGGGCTGGCaatggggccgagtggttaagttcacgtgctccactgcagtgggccagggtttcgccagttcggattctgggtgcggacatggcaccactcgtcaggccacgttgaggcagcgtcccacatagcacaaccagaaggacctgcaactaaaatatacaactatgtacggggcgattgggggagataaagcaggaaaaaaaaaacaggattggcaacagttgttaggtcaggtgccgatctttaaaaaagaaaaaaaaagaagaaagacaccaTTAACTGAGAGAGAACTGGCAACTAATAGGTAGGatgaaagagttaaaaatataaaacatgaccCCAAACCATTTAGGCAAACTGAAGTGGAAATAAATCCATAAACAAAACGAAATGACTAGAGAGAGTAAAAACAAGGAGTCTATGTAGGCTGCATAAGAAAAATGAACTGCTTAAAAAATAACATCTCACAGGCCTAGATAACCAAGTCAAAGACACTGATTGCCAATTTCAAGCGTCTTCTACattgtttccagctttattgagatataattgacataagtATCTTATACATTATAAACTCTTATGCTAGTGTCACGTTCTTTCCGATGGCTTGCATGTTTTGTTGGCAAACattatataacattattattataatagtaACTCCTAATTCGTAATAGTTAAGAATACTAACAGTAATACTGTTCCCGATTCATTTATGCTCCGAGCCTGTCTTCTTTTCTAAGAGTGATCACATCCAAATCATCTGCTTTGTGCTCTCAAACCATCCTTGTCATCACCATGAAACTCTTTTGCCAAATCTAAACCAACAAGGCTTGGTTTAACTGAGAAACCCACCTGACTAATTTATGGCGGATCCTAAACCtcaaaaaatgtttagaataatTAAGCAACGACCTTTGAAACTAGGCAACGAACTGCAGATAAATCATTCTGTTGTGCCAACTTAATAGTGTGCAAGTAATGTTTACTTTGGTTTACAAAGGAAAGCGCAGGAAATTCACTTGTggcaattttttcctttcaaattaatGACTTGGcatttaaagtgaaataaaccaaaagtAGGAACTTGTCATACTTTTCAAATGCCTATTGCTCTTGTTGGGTTGAAACTACAGTAATAGAACCAAACAACGTGAAAAACACCACAGTGTTGGGGAATAGGCAAAGAATTTACATTCTTATGTGCAATAACTAACTTTTATTCTCTTATGCTCTTTAGCACAGAGCACAGTATCTCCCGGATATTAATTGCTGATGAACACATTTAGGAAGATCAAGgttaatatgtttgttttctagggctgcagtaacaaagtaccacaaactgcgTGGCTTAAAACAGAAAGGTATTCTCCTA
This genomic stretch from Equus przewalskii isolate Varuska chromosome 7, EquPr2, whole genome shotgun sequence harbors:
- the BCL2 gene encoding apoptosis regulator Bcl-2 isoform X1, giving the protein MAHAGRTGYDNREIVMKYIHYKLSQRGYEWDAGDAGAAPLGATPVPGIFSSQPGRTPAPARTSPLLPPAAPAGAAGPALSPVPPVVHLTLRQAGDDFSRRYRRDFAEMSSQLHLTPFTARGRFATVVEELFRDGVNWGRIVAFFEFGGVMCVESVNREMSPLVDNIALWMTEYLNRHLHTWIQDNGGWDAFVELYGPSMRPLFDFSWLSLKALLSLALVGACITLGAYLGHK
- the BCL2 gene encoding apoptosis regulator Bcl-2 isoform X2, which translates into the protein MAHAGRTGYDNREIVMKYIHYKLSQRGYEWDAGDAGAAPLGATPVPGIFSSQPGRTPAPARTSPLLPPAAPAGAAGPALSPVPPVVHLTLRQAGDDFSRRYRRDFAEMSSQLHLTPFTARGRFATVVEELFRDGVNWGRIVAFFEFGGVMCVESVNREMSPLVDNIALWMTEYLNRHLHTWIQDNGGWQLCQAPTGSQEMFSGGWTIHSGSPLQNLCVSRAGK